The Deltaproteobacteria bacterium genome contains the following window.
GAAGGGGTGGAGGCCGTGCTCCCCAAGGCCGTCTCGTCCCTCATCCCTGCCTGGAAGCGGGATATGGAGGCATTCGCAGTCCACCGCGCCCTCCAGGGGATCTCTGAGGTGGTGAATATGGCAAACAAGGTCATAGACAGCTCGGCCCCCTGGGTGCTCGCCAGGGATCCCGCCAAGGCCGAGACCCTGGACCGGGTCCTCTATGCGCTTCTCGAGACCTTGAGGATCCTCTCGATCCTTGTCCATCCGGTCATGCCTGGGTCATCTGCGCGGATCCGCCAGGCCCTCGGCCTCCGGGATCAGGAGGAGCCACGCCTTTCGGACGCCCGATGGGGTCTGCTCTCCCCGACAGGACGCATCTCCCCCATGCCTGGTCTCTTTCCCCGCATCGAGGTCCACACCGGGGAAGGGGGAGAAGCCAAACAGAAGAGGAAAAAGGTAAACACCATGGAAGAAAGACATCAGACACCGGAAGGCACCCAGGCCGAAAACCTCATCCCCATCGAGACCTTCGCCCAGCTGGATCTCCGTGTCGCCGAGATCCTCGCTGCAGAAAGGATCCCCAATGCAGACCGGCTCCTCAAGCTCACGGTCAGATGTCCGGAGGAGAGGACCATTGTCGCCGGGATCGCAGAATTCTTCGCCCCAGAGGAACTCATAGGAAGGCAGGTGATAGTTGTCGCCAACCTCAAGCCAGTGACCTTGAAAGGGGTCACGTCCCAGGGGATGCTCCTTGCCGCCAAGGATGCAAACGGACTTCACCTCAGCGCCCTTTCCTCCCCTGCCGTTCCTGGCACACGGATAAAATAGACCCCTGGAAACTCACCGTGGGCAAGACCGTCATACTCGGGACCGCCGGGCATATCGATCACGGAAAGACCACCCTCGTCAAGGCCTTGACAGGGATCAACACCGACCGGCTCAAGGAGGAGCAGGAGAGAGGGATCACCATCGAGCTCGGATTCGCCCATCTGGATCTCCCGTCAGGCATTCGGGTAGGCGTGGTGGACGTCCCCGGACACGAGAGATTCGTCAAAAACATGGTGGCAGGAGCAACTGGCATGGACCTCGTCGCCCTCGTCATCGCCGCGGACGAGGGGGTGATGCCCCAGACCAGGGAACACATGGAGATATGCCAGCTCCTCGGGGTGAAAAAGGGGCTCGTTGTCCTCACCAAGACGGACCTCGTGGACCAGGAGTGGATCGAACTCGTCACCGAGGACGTGAAGGAATTCGTCGCAGGGACCTTTCTCGAGGATGCCCCGATCCTTGCTGTCTCCTCCACGACCGGCAGCGGGCTCGATCGCCTTGTTTCGGCCATGGACGCCATTGCGCAGGGGATCCCGGAGCGAAGGACCGGAGGGCCTTACCGCCTCCCAGTGGACCGGGTCTTTACAGTAAAGGGCTTTGGGACCGTGGTCACTGGGACAACCGTCTCAGGCGAGATCCGCCTCGGGGATGAGATCACGGTTTATCCCAAGGGGCTCTCGGCGCGCATCCGGGGGATCCAGACCCATGGGGTAGCGGCGGACGAGGCCAGGCCCGGGGTCCGAACCGCCCTGAACCTTCAGGGGATCGACCGGGAGGAGATCCAGCGCGGGGATGTGGTCGCCACACCCGATTCCCTCCGCCCGAGTCAACTCCTTGACCTCAGGTTCCTCTATCTCAAGAGCGCCGCGCGTCCCCTCAGGCACAGGAGCCCTGTCCGTTTTCACACCGGGACCGCCGAGGTCATGGGGAGGATCCTGCTCTTTTCTGACGAGGTGGACCCAGGAGACGAGACCTACGCCCAGATCATGCTCGACGCCCCGGTGGCCGTCCTTCCCGGGGACCATTACGTGATCCGGAGCTATTCCCCGATCCATACCATTGGGGGCGGCCGTATCCTCAATCCCCTTCCCAGGAAACGGAAACGGACCCGGCCCAAGCTCTGGGAGGAGATGAAGGTCCTGGACACAGGCCTGCCTGGAGAACTCATCGTATATCACCTCAAAAACGCCGGGGTCCGGGGGCTTGCGCCCACGGAGATCTCCATTCGGACAGGCCTCTTTGGCAAGACCCTCGAGCGCAATCTGAATGAGCTTCTATCCGCACGTGCGATCGTCCGGTTCGAAGGCGATGGCCGGAGATATCTTGCCCGGTCCACCTATGACGCCCTCCTCGAGGCAGGCCGTTCCCTGCTCGCCGCATACCACCGCGAAAACCCACTTGTGCCCGGCATCCCCAAGGAGGAACTCAAGACCCGCATCTTTCAGCGAAACCCCGATCCCCGCCTCTTCCAGAAGGTCCTCACAGACCTCGTCGAATCGGGTATCGCCGTCATGGACCGGGACCTGGTCCGCCTCTCCACCCACGAGGTGGCCCTGGGCGAGGAAGACGAGGCAGTCAAGGGCGCGATCGAGACTACCTACCGAAAACGCGGACTCGAACCTCCATCGCGTGACGAGGCGATCGCCCAGGTCAAGGGCAGTCCCCAGACCGCCGGACGGATCCTGGATCTCCTTGTGCGTAACGGGGTCCTCGTCAAGGTCAAGGACGATCTCCTCTTCCACCGGGAGGCCATAGATAGGCTCCAGGCCCGGCTCGTCAGGTTTCTGAAGGAGAAGGGCGAGCTCGGGATCACAGATTTCCGCGATCTTACTGGAGGCGTCTCCCGCAAGTACATGATCCCCCTGCTCGAATATTTCGATGCCGTGAAGGTGACCCTGAGGGTAGGAGACAAACGGAGACTCCGGGGATAGGTAGGACCGATGGGCTACTCCTTCCGCATGCGCCTCGAAAAGGCCTTGAAAAACCGGATCAACGGGATCTCAGGCCCAGCAGCACCGACTGCTGACTTTGTCTTCACCTTTGAGCTCGTGCCCGCCAGGGCCTCCAAGGGAAAGGCCCTGGACGAGATCCTCTCCTTCGTACAGGAGGCGGCTCAGGCCCGCCGGATCGCGGCCTTCTCCATAACGGACAACGCCGGAGGAAACCCCTCCCTTTCCCCCAAGGCCCTCGGACGGGAGATCAAGGCCCTCGGCGTGGATCCGATCATCCACTTCTCCTGCAAGGACAAGAACCGAAACACCATCGAAAGCGAGCTCCTCGAGCTGGCCCGCCTCGGACTCGACGACCTCCTCGTCCTCACCGGGGACTACCCCCGGTACGGCATCCACGGAAACGCCAAACCCGTCTTCGACCTTGATTCCGTCCTGGTCCTCGACATGATCTCGGACATGAACCATGGCCTCGTCCTGGATCCGCGCGTGCCAGGCGGAGGGGTAAGGCTGGCGCCTACTGCCTTTCATGCAGGCGGTGTGGTCTCGCCCTTCAAAAGGACCGAGGCGGAGCAGGTCCTCCAGTACCGAAAACTCCTTCGCAAGATCAGGGCAGGGGCCTCCTATGTCGTCACCCAGATGGGTTACGACGTACGCAAATTCGACGAACTCCTGAGGTTTCTCCGCAGCGCCGAGGTCCGGTTGCCGGTCCTGGCCACGGTCTTCGTCCCGAGCCTCGCCCTTGCCCGCGCCATCCACAAAGGGGCCGTGCCAGGCTGTATCCTCCCAGCCCGTCTTCTCGAAGGCATGGAGCGGGAGGCATCGGCCCCGGACGGTGGCCACCGGGCCCGTCTCGAGAGGGCCTCCCGCCTCGCGGCCGTTCTTTGGGGTCTCGGATACGAAGGGGTCCATCTGAGCGGACCGCGCCTTTCGTACAGAGACGTCCAGCAGATCCTTGACCGGTTCGAGGAGATCAGGCCTGACTGGCAGGGATATGTGGAGGAATTCCTCTTTCCCGAGGAGTGGAACTTCCATTATTTCCAGAGAGATCCCGAAACCGGACTCAACACAGACGAGCCCAGTCCACTAGCGGCCGCTCAGACCCTCGGTCTTTTGGACACCCTTCACCTGCGAGCAAGCCTCCTCGTCCACGATGCCGCCTTTTCACCAGGACGCGGCCTCCATCCAGTCCTTACCCGTTGGGCCCGCCGTATCCGCGGGACACGCTGGGAACGGATTCTTACACACGTGGAATATACGGCGAAAAGGGCGCTCTATGGGTGCGAACACTGCGGAGACTGCGCCCTTTCGGAAACCGCCTTCCTATGCCCCCAGTCCCAGTGCGCCAAGTACCTCCTAAACGGCCCCTGCGGCGGGAGCAGGGACGGCTGGTGCGAGGTCTGGCCAGGGGAAAGACGCTGCCTCTACGTCCGGGCCTACGAGCGGCTTGCCAGCATAGGCGAGACCCTTCTGGACCCTCACGGATTCGTCCCACCGAGGGACTGGGCCCTCTACCGGACCTCGTCCTGGATCAACTACCTCCTCGGTCTCGATTACCACAAATATAAAAAGTGACACATCGCCCTTCAAAATGAAGGGACCAGAAGGCCTTTGAGCTGCCTTACGGGCCTACTAGGACGGGAAATGGCAGACGATGATGTGATCCG
Protein-coding sequences here:
- the selB gene encoding selenocysteine-specific translation elongation factor; the encoded protein is MGKTVILGTAGHIDHGKTTLVKALTGINTDRLKEEQERGITIELGFAHLDLPSGIRVGVVDVPGHERFVKNMVAGATGMDLVALVIAADEGVMPQTREHMEICQLLGVKKGLVVLTKTDLVDQEWIELVTEDVKEFVAGTFLEDAPILAVSSTTGSGLDRLVSAMDAIAQGIPERRTGGPYRLPVDRVFTVKGFGTVVTGTTVSGEIRLGDEITVYPKGLSARIRGIQTHGVAADEARPGVRTALNLQGIDREEIQRGDVVATPDSLRPSQLLDLRFLYLKSAARPLRHRSPVRFHTGTAEVMGRILLFSDEVDPGDETYAQIMLDAPVAVLPGDHYVIRSYSPIHTIGGGRILNPLPRKRKRTRPKLWEEMKVLDTGLPGELIVYHLKNAGVRGLAPTEISIRTGLFGKTLERNLNELLSARAIVRFEGDGRRYLARSTYDALLEAGRSLLAAYHRENPLVPGIPKEELKTRIFQRNPDPRLFQKVLTDLVESGIAVMDRDLVRLSTHEVALGEEDEAVKGAIETTYRKRGLEPPSRDEAIAQVKGSPQTAGRILDLLVRNGVLVKVKDDLLFHREAIDRLQARLVRFLKEKGELGITDFRDLTGGVSRKYMIPLLEYFDAVKVTLRVGDKRRLRG
- a CDS encoding methylenetetrahydrofolate reductase C-terminal domain-containing protein translates to MGYSFRMRLEKALKNRINGISGPAAPTADFVFTFELVPARASKGKALDEILSFVQEAAQARRIAAFSITDNAGGNPSLSPKALGREIKALGVDPIIHFSCKDKNRNTIESELLELARLGLDDLLVLTGDYPRYGIHGNAKPVFDLDSVLVLDMISDMNHGLVLDPRVPGGGVRLAPTAFHAGGVVSPFKRTEAEQVLQYRKLLRKIRAGASYVVTQMGYDVRKFDELLRFLRSAEVRLPVLATVFVPSLALARAIHKGAVPGCILPARLLEGMEREASAPDGGHRARLERASRLAAVLWGLGYEGVHLSGPRLSYRDVQQILDRFEEIRPDWQGYVEEFLFPEEWNFHYFQRDPETGLNTDEPSPLAAAQTLGLLDTLHLRASLLVHDAAFSPGRGLHPVLTRWARRIRGTRWERILTHVEYTAKRALYGCEHCGDCALSETAFLCPQSQCAKYLLNGPCGGSRDGWCEVWPGERRCLYVRAYERLASIGETLLDPHGFVPPRDWALYRTSSWINYLLGLDYHKYKK